In Bartonella machadoae, a single genomic region encodes these proteins:
- a CDS encoding Do family serine endopeptidase: MVKRTFFKTLVAVSFSTALESALFFSGCGASLWTTTAHASSIFSSSVQQPGFADIVSQVKPAVVSVQVKSDKKKEEWFFSNFFSGPGIDQLPDQHPLKRFFKEFYELDKPKNKFPSRSPRLRPIAFGSGFFISSDGYIVTNNHVISDGTSYSVVLDDGTELNAKLIGSDPRTDLAVLKVNDKRKFSYVDFGDDLKLRVGDWVVAIGNPFGLGGTVTAGIVSARGRDIGTGVYDDFIQIDAAVNRGNSGGPTFDLNGKVVGVNTAIFSPSGGNVGIAFAIPAATAKQVVQQLIEKGSVQRGWLGVQIQPVTKDISDSIGLKEDKGALITDPLKGPAEKAGIKAGDVIISVNGEKVNDARDLAKRIANIRPDETVTLGVWRSGKEENIKVKLASMPEDEGKKGGLKHSNERSDSDETLDDYGLIVAPSDDGVGLVVTDVDSDSDASDKGIRPGDVIVTVNNKAVKKVSDIVDEIKNAQKLGRKAVLLQVRTNGQNRFVALPILKK, from the coding sequence ATGGTTAAAAGAACTTTCTTTAAAACATTAGTCGCAGTAAGCTTTTCTACTGCGTTGGAAAGTGCATTGTTTTTTAGTGGATGTGGGGCAAGTTTGTGGACGACAACGGCTCACGCTAGTTCTATATTTTCTTCATCAGTGCAACAGCCGGGATTTGCAGATATTGTTTCTCAAGTAAAACCTGCGGTCGTTTCAGTGCAAGTGAAGAGCGATAAAAAGAAAGAAGAATGGTTTTTTAGCAATTTTTTTAGTGGACCAGGGATTGACCAACTACCAGATCAACATCCTTTAAAACGATTTTTTAAAGAGTTCTATGAGTTGGATAAGCCTAAAAACAAGTTTCCATCACGTTCACCTAGACTCCGTCCTATAGCTTTTGGTTCTGGCTTTTTTATCTCCTCTGATGGTTATATTGTGACCAATAATCATGTGATTTCTGATGGTACGAGTTATTCTGTTGTTCTTGATGATGGTACAGAATTAAATGCCAAGCTCATAGGATCAGATCCACGAACGGATCTTGCAGTCTTGAAGGTAAACGACAAAAGAAAATTCTCCTATGTTGATTTTGGGGATGATTTAAAACTTCGTGTTGGTGATTGGGTTGTTGCGATTGGCAATCCATTTGGCCTTGGTGGAACTGTGACAGCGGGGATTGTTTCAGCGCGTGGACGTGATATTGGTACCGGTGTCTATGATGATTTTATTCAAATTGATGCTGCCGTTAATAGAGGAAATTCTGGTGGTCCAACTTTTGATCTCAATGGAAAGGTTGTTGGAGTGAATACGGCAATTTTTTCTCCTTCTGGAGGAAATGTTGGGATTGCTTTTGCTATTCCGGCAGCAACAGCAAAACAGGTTGTGCAACAACTTATCGAAAAGGGTTCCGTTCAACGCGGTTGGTTGGGGGTTCAGATTCAACCAGTCACGAAGGATATTTCAGATTCGATAGGTTTGAAAGAAGACAAAGGTGCTTTAATCACTGATCCATTAAAAGGACCAGCAGAAAAAGCTGGTATCAAGGCAGGGGATGTCATTATTTCGGTAAATGGTGAAAAAGTTAATGATGCTCGTGATTTAGCAAAGCGTATAGCAAATATTAGACCAGATGAAACAGTAACGTTGGGGGTTTGGAGATCTGGTAAGGAAGAAAATATAAAAGTAAAACTTGCTTCAATGCCTGAAGATGAAGGAAAGAAAGGGGGATTAAAACATTCAAATGAACGCAGTGATTCAGATGAAACATTGGATGATTATGGTTTGATTGTAGCTCCTTCTGATGATGGTGTAGGATTGGTCGTAACGGATGTGGATTCGGATTCAGATGCATCAGATAAAGGCATACGTCCTGGTGATGTGATTGTGACAGTGAATAATAAAGCTGTTAAAAAAGTTTCTGATATTGTCGATGAAATCAAGAATGCTCAGAAGTTAGGACGAAAAGCAGTACTCCTACAAGTGCGAACAAATGGTCAAAACCGTTTTGTCGCTCTTCCAATTTTAAAAAAATAA
- a CDS encoding heme lyase CcmF/NrfE family subunit, translating to MLVELGHIFLAAAFAVSLLGAFLPTLGVWWKERLLMQTGVPLTYITFTLLLLSFLIIVYAYIVSDFSVLNVVENSHSEKPMLYKITGVWGNHEGSMFLWVLSLVFFSTLMASSRQHLPEQFKALILICQSWITSAFLLFILFMSNPFLRVSPPALQGKDLNPLLQDIALAIHPPLLYLGYVGFSLCFSFAIAALIMGHVDRLWARLVRPWLLLAWCFLTLGIMVGSYWAYYELGWGGYWFWDPVENVSFMPWLSGTAFLHSALVLEKRETLKSWTLFLALLTFSLSLMGTFLVRSGLLTSVHSFAVDPARGRAILALLFFFTGGAFVLFAFRVPVLKTGKFFQPISREGLIVLNNLLLTTITATILIGTLYPYLIEALTGQKISVGAAFFNLTCGPLMLLLLVLVPFGPMMAWKRGDFLAVVERLWFIFIFVFIICFITFYTASLRDIFATLGVGLAAFVFLSSLVDLWKKSGQRKIALSVRIKRFIGLPWSVFGAAIAHMGLGITLFGIVYAATFSQERILTMHRGDMVTIAGKTLHFDGVHDGAGPNYSTMEFHFTIYENKNAVRSVTASKRFYSSQNTSTTEVGIQNHGLSQLYIVPRRIDDQGLAVHIWWKPYIICVWLGGLMMAMGGCLSLLGYWFRIRLYKNIAFRFKFFKKALR from the coding sequence GTGCTCGTTGAACTGGGTCATATTTTTTTAGCCGCAGCGTTTGCTGTAAGTTTATTAGGGGCGTTTTTACCCACTTTGGGTGTTTGGTGGAAAGAGCGTTTGTTGATGCAAACAGGAGTTCCTCTAACATATATTACTTTTACATTATTGTTGTTATCTTTTTTGATTATCGTTTACGCCTATATTGTATCTGATTTTTCTGTTTTGAATGTTGTTGAGAACTCCCATTCGGAAAAACCGATGCTCTATAAAATCACGGGTGTTTGGGGAAACCATGAAGGATCTATGTTTTTATGGGTTTTAAGTCTGGTTTTTTTTAGCACATTAATGGCATCATCTCGCCAACATTTACCAGAACAGTTTAAGGCGCTTATTTTAATATGTCAAAGTTGGATTACAAGTGCTTTTCTTTTATTTATTCTTTTTATGTCGAATCCTTTTTTACGTGTTAGCCCACCGGCATTACAGGGAAAAGATCTCAATCCTCTTTTACAAGATATCGCATTAGCAATTCATCCACCACTTCTTTATTTAGGCTATGTTGGTTTTTCACTTTGTTTTTCTTTTGCAATAGCAGCATTGATTATGGGACATGTTGATAGGCTTTGGGCGCGTTTGGTTCGTCCTTGGCTTCTCCTTGCTTGGTGCTTTTTGACTTTGGGTATTATGGTTGGCTCCTATTGGGCTTATTATGAGCTAGGATGGGGTGGTTATTGGTTTTGGGATCCCGTTGAAAATGTTTCGTTTATGCCTTGGCTTTCAGGAACAGCATTTTTGCATTCAGCTCTTGTTCTTGAAAAGCGGGAAACATTAAAAAGTTGGACTTTATTTTTAGCCCTCCTGACTTTTTCCCTTTCTCTTATGGGAACTTTTCTTGTTCGTTCTGGTCTTTTAACGTCTGTTCATAGTTTTGCGGTTGATCCCGCACGGGGACGAGCAATACTTGCACTTTTATTTTTCTTCACAGGAGGCGCTTTTGTTCTTTTTGCCTTCCGTGTACCTGTTTTGAAAACAGGGAAATTTTTTCAGCCAATTTCGCGTGAAGGTTTGATTGTTTTAAATAATTTATTGCTCACAACAATAACAGCAACAATATTAATCGGTACACTCTATCCTTATTTGATTGAAGCATTAACTGGTCAAAAAATTTCTGTAGGTGCTGCCTTTTTTAATCTTACCTGTGGTCCTTTAATGCTGTTATTGTTGGTGCTGGTTCCGTTTGGACCGATGATGGCATGGAAACGTGGTGATTTTCTTGCCGTTGTTGAGCGTTTGTGGTTTATTTTTATATTCGTTTTTATAATCTGTTTTATAACATTTTATACAGCATCTTTGCGTGATATTTTTGCTACTTTAGGAGTTGGGCTTGCAGCCTTTGTTTTTTTGAGCAGTTTGGTTGATCTTTGGAAAAAGAGTGGACAGCGAAAGATAGCATTGTCGGTACGAATTAAGAGATTTATTGGATTACCATGGTCCGTTTTTGGTGCGGCAATAGCACATATGGGATTAGGTATCACATTGTTCGGTATTGTCTATGCTGCAACTTTTTCGCAAGAGCGTATTCTCACCATGCATAGAGGAGATATGGTGACAATAGCAGGCAAAACACTTCATTTTGATGGAGTTCACGATGGTGCTGGTCCAAATTATTCTACAATGGAATTTCATTTTACAATATATGAAAATAAAAATGCAGTCCGCAGTGTAACAGCATCAAAACGTTTTTATTCAAGTCAAAACACATCAACAACAGAAGTTGGTATTCAAAATCATGGCTTATCTCAGTTATATATTGTGCCGAGGCGTATAGATGATCAAGGGCTTGCTGTCCATATATGGTGGAAACCTTATATAATTTGTGTTTGGTTAGGGGGATTGATGATGGCTATGGGGGGATGCCTTTCTCTTTTGGGTTATTGGTTCCGTATTCGGTTATATAAAAATATAGCTTTCCGCTTTAAATTTTTTAAAAAGGCGTTGAGATGA
- a CDS encoding sensor histidine kinase, translating to MNRLINIIRTTAFRLSALYILLFGLVATGLSIYMTSFSASLLMEQTEQALHEELRYIENAYNYGGLPLLMRTIDYRSRQPGAFLYLVADPMGRILAGNVARIELGLLNHNGFIANSFLYSRFGEHGKTSEHRALAIVVDLPNAMKVLIGRDLDESERFAAVIRKAVIFALVAMLGGALLIWFFVGRRALQRIDHVTAASQRLMDGDFSGRLPISGAGDEFDRLSVNLNVMLDRIEELNVGLRQVSDNIAHDLKTPLTRLRNRAEEALSGQKTKSEYRQALDGVISESDQLIRTFNAILMISRIEASSAIEHLEVMNMKLILEDAVELYEPFAEESGVLLRLGDTFDKELKLNRELVAQSIFNLIDNAIKYAPKEGRKAQVCLSMEYRGEHLLVVVSDNGPGIAADKREKVTERFFRLEESRTQPGFGIGLSIAKAVMKLHGGELLLENANPGLRAVLLFP from the coding sequence ATGAATCGTCTGATCAATATAATCCGTACGACTGCTTTCAGGCTTTCCGCACTTTATATTTTATTGTTTGGGCTCGTTGCAACAGGGCTTTCCATTTATATGACGTCATTTTCTGCTTCATTGTTAATGGAACAAACTGAGCAGGCTTTACATGAAGAATTGAGGTATATTGAAAATGCTTATAATTATGGTGGGCTTCCTTTATTAATGCGCACTATAGATTATCGTTCACGACAACCGGGCGCTTTTCTTTATCTTGTTGCCGACCCTATGGGACGCATTTTAGCAGGCAATGTTGCGCGTATTGAGTTAGGTCTTTTAAATCATAATGGTTTTATTGCAAATTCTTTTTTGTATTCACGTTTTGGAGAACATGGCAAAACAAGTGAACATCGCGCTTTAGCCATTGTTGTTGATTTACCCAATGCGATGAAAGTTCTTATCGGGCGAGATTTAGATGAATCAGAACGTTTTGCAGCGGTTATTCGTAAAGCAGTAATATTTGCTCTTGTCGCAATGCTTGGAGGTGCTTTGCTCATATGGTTTTTTGTTGGTAGACGTGCTTTACAAAGGATTGATCATGTGACAGCTGCGTCGCAGCGCTTGATGGATGGTGATTTCAGTGGGCGTTTGCCGATTTCTGGAGCAGGGGACGAATTTGACCGATTGTCCGTTAATCTTAATGTTATGTTAGACCGCATTGAAGAATTAAATGTTGGTTTGCGTCAAGTATCGGACAATATTGCTCATGATCTGAAAACACCTCTGACACGCCTTAGAAATCGTGCTGAAGAAGCGCTTTCTGGACAAAAGACGAAATCTGAATATCGTCAGGCACTTGATGGGGTCATTTCTGAATCAGATCAACTTATTCGTACTTTTAATGCTATTTTAATGATTTCACGCATTGAAGCGAGCAGTGCGATTGAACATCTTGAGGTTATGAATATGAAACTCATCCTTGAAGATGCCGTTGAACTTTATGAACCTTTTGCTGAAGAATCGGGTGTTTTGCTTCGGTTAGGAGATACATTTGATAAAGAGCTTAAGTTAAATCGTGAACTGGTTGCCCAATCAATTTTTAATCTCATCGATAACGCAATTAAATATGCACCGAAAGAGGGAAGGAAAGCACAGGTTTGCTTATCTATGGAATATCGTGGTGAACATTTATTGGTTGTTGTTAGCGATAATGGTCCAGGCATTGCAGCGGATAAACGTGAAAAAGTAACAGAACGTTTTTTTCGCCTTGAAGAAAGTCGCACACAACCCGGTTTTGGGATTGGTTTGAGTATAGCAAAAGCTGTTATGAAACTTCATGGTGGAGAACTGTTACTTGAAAATGCAAATCCAGGGCTTAGGGCTGTTTTATTATTTCCTTAA
- a CDS encoding response regulator transcription factor, protein MKILVIEDDCETGRYLEKAFLEAGHSVDVAYDGDTGYTLADTESYDVMVIDRMLLHRDGLSIISELRAKGNETPVLILSALGQVNDRVTGLRAGGDDYLTKPYAFSELLARVEVLQRRKNPKEAETVYCVGNLELDRLAHTVKRGEKNIILQPREFRLLEYLMRYAGQVVTRTMLLENVWDYHFDPQTNVIDVHISRLRAKIEKDFDVPLLHTVRGAGYMLKAPDNKR, encoded by the coding sequence ATGAAGATACTCGTTATCGAAGATGATTGTGAGACGGGTCGTTATCTCGAAAAAGCTTTCTTGGAGGCGGGACATTCTGTTGATGTTGCCTATGATGGGGACACGGGATATACTTTAGCTGATACGGAAAGTTATGACGTTATGGTTATTGATAGAATGCTTTTGCATCGTGATGGTCTTTCTATTATTTCTGAATTACGTGCTAAGGGCAATGAAACACCAGTTCTCATTCTTTCAGCTTTAGGACAAGTAAATGATCGTGTGACTGGTTTGCGTGCTGGGGGTGATGATTATTTGACAAAACCCTATGCTTTTTCTGAGCTTCTTGCTCGTGTTGAAGTGTTACAACGGCGAAAAAATCCTAAAGAGGCAGAAACTGTTTATTGCGTAGGCAATCTTGAACTTGATCGGTTAGCACATACAGTAAAACGAGGGGAAAAAAATATCATATTGCAACCACGAGAATTTCGTTTACTTGAATATTTGATGCGCTATGCTGGTCAGGTTGTTACACGCACTATGCTTTTAGAAAATGTTTGGGATTACCATTTTGATCCGCAAACAAATGTTATTGATGTTCATATATCCCGTTTAAGAGCAAAAATTGAAAAAGATTTTGATGTTCCACTTCTCCATACGGTACGTGGAGCTGGATATATGCTGAAAGCACCAGATAATAAAAGATGA
- a CDS encoding outer membrane protein gives MTTKYFITTFLFSLTLISVVQASDVIIPEQPVPVVAVPAFSWTGLYLGGQIGNFSSKTSASYLRGDNSGKWISFNKEFLPKLSGLVGGIYAGSNVGIDNGFIVGIDTDVIWTGKKNTKDISPQNIHSPQENLDRAALEKRSRSTTHQHDPNAAGTKAVQYILKQKWTGATRVRVGFPVDHMMPYFAGRIAYAQLQNVFAKAADTTNKAMNLSDFLHDEKKTMIGYTFGGGIDFAMTDNVIMRAEYRYSDYGRKKFANEKIEIGYKTNDFRVGVAYKF, from the coding sequence ATGACCACAAAATACTTCATCACAACTTTTCTTTTTTCTTTAACTTTAATTTCTGTCGTGCAGGCATCAGATGTTATAATTCCTGAGCAACCAGTACCTGTTGTTGCTGTTCCTGCGTTTTCTTGGACAGGACTTTACCTTGGAGGTCAAATTGGTAATTTTTCAAGTAAAACCAGTGCAAGTTATTTAAGAGGTGATAATTCAGGAAAATGGATTTCATTTAACAAAGAGTTTCTGCCTAAACTTTCTGGGTTGGTAGGTGGTATCTATGCGGGTTCCAATGTTGGTATTGACAATGGCTTTATCGTAGGTATCGATACAGATGTGATTTGGACTGGTAAAAAGAATACAAAAGACATAAGTCCACAAAATATTCATTCGCCACAAGAAAATCTGGATAGAGCAGCATTAGAGAAAAGGAGTCGATCAACAACACATCAACATGATCCTAATGCTGCAGGTACTAAAGCTGTGCAGTATATTTTGAAACAAAAATGGACTGGTGCCACACGAGTACGCGTTGGTTTTCCTGTGGATCATATGATGCCTTATTTTGCAGGAAGGATTGCTTATGCGCAGCTTCAAAATGTTTTTGCAAAGGCAGCAGATACAACAAACAAAGCAATGAATTTGTCTGATTTTTTACATGATGAAAAAAAGACAATGATTGGTTATACCTTTGGAGGTGGTATTGATTTTGCGATGACCGATAATGTTATTATGCGTGCGGAATATCGTTATTCAGATTATGGTAGGAAGAAATTTGCAAATGAGAAAATTGAAATTGGTTACAAAACAAATGATTTTCGTGTTGGTGTAGCATACAAATTTTAA
- a CDS encoding bifunctional [glutamine synthetase] adenylyltransferase/[glutamine synthetase]-adenylyl-L-tyrosine phosphorylase has translation MKSAFLKTQLLSLYPLDERGLQWLKDLEEQAKKENLESLVSYIANKGKQIEFISAVMTLSPFLREVLIAHPSYLSPLLNVDIETRLGEIIDDIAAIDKNEVIQETSLMAALRCKKREAHVLIALADLSGVFTYEISCTWLTRLGEFALSVALRFLLREAHDHGKISLSSRDDPEKDCGLIILGMGKLGAGELNYSSDIDLIVFIDETSAHIGNLSESIDVFSKMVRRLIRILQERTADGYVFRLDFRLRPDPSSTPLALPVRTALRYYEGRGQNWERAAMIKARPVAGDKKAGFHFLKELFPYVWRKYLDYAAIADIHSIKRQIHAYKNYGQIAAYGHNIKLGRGGIREIEFFVQTQQLIAGGRFPQLRGRQTVAMLAELHTLGWINEKTKENLVKSYAFLRNVEHRIQMLADEQTHLLPNDISQFTSVAHLMGYQESSSFIRDLLETLRVVEKHYAALFENEQELGLEIGNLVFTGEEDDPETLVTLNRLGFERASDICRIMRTLHCGRYKATQSAEARERLTELTPALLKAFGATKRADEVMLCFDSFLQGLPSGIQLFSLLQSNPSLLDMLVLIMGAAPRLAEIITRRPHVFDGMLEPILFSELPTKDYLEKRLECFLERITSYEETLDHLRIFADEQRFLIGICILNGTITGEKAGFAFTALADTMIAKTFAVVQKEFSNLHGQIKGGRVGILGMGKLGSYELTAGSDIDLILLYEHDEDAEMSDGEKPLYIPQYYTRLTQRLVAALSTLTSQGILYTVDLRLRPLGNKGPVAVSFPFFKKYYRKEAWIWEHLALTRARGIAGDPDFLQKLENEICEIISFPRHKKDVAKAVCEMRTLIEKEKPPENRWDLKTMPGGIMDLEFIAQFALITHVSTFKIGATTADILAQLPNNFLHQSLIFDLHHAYSLYTNLSQMIRLCLNTSFDSHDMPPGLSDLLLKSVGEPDLLRVEKLLEETGQSVCSIFTRVMKY, from the coding sequence ATGAAAAGTGCTTTTTTAAAAACACAGCTTCTCTCATTATACCCCCTTGATGAGAGAGGTTTACAATGGCTGAAAGATCTTGAAGAACAAGCAAAAAAGGAAAATTTAGAATCGCTGGTTTCTTATATTGCAAATAAGGGAAAGCAAATTGAGTTTATAAGCGCGGTTATGACCTTATCTCCTTTTTTGCGTGAGGTTTTAATTGCCCATCCATCTTATCTTAGTCCCTTATTAAATGTTGATATAGAAACGAGACTGGGTGAAATTATAGACGATATTGCAGCAATTGATAAGAATGAAGTTATACAGGAAACTTCGTTAATGGCTGCTTTAAGGTGCAAAAAGCGGGAAGCACATGTTCTCATTGCTTTAGCTGATTTAAGTGGTGTTTTTACTTACGAAATTTCATGCACTTGGTTAACCCGTTTGGGAGAGTTTGCATTAAGTGTAGCTCTCCGTTTTCTTTTAAGAGAGGCTCATGATCATGGTAAGATAAGTTTGTCGAGTCGTGATGACCCGGAAAAGGATTGTGGTTTAATCATTTTAGGGATGGGAAAATTGGGGGCAGGAGAACTTAATTATTCTTCTGATATTGATCTTATTGTTTTCATTGATGAAACATCAGCGCATATTGGTAATCTTTCTGAGAGTATCGATGTATTCTCTAAAATGGTACGCCGACTCATTCGGATTCTTCAAGAACGCACTGCGGATGGGTATGTCTTTCGTCTTGATTTTCGTCTTCGACCCGATCCAAGCTCAACGCCTTTAGCTTTACCAGTAAGGACTGCATTGCGTTATTACGAGGGGCGCGGGCAAAATTGGGAGCGAGCAGCTATGATTAAAGCACGCCCAGTCGCTGGCGATAAAAAGGCAGGCTTTCACTTTCTCAAAGAGCTTTTTCCTTATGTATGGCGGAAATATTTAGATTATGCTGCTATTGCTGATATTCATTCGATCAAACGTCAAATTCATGCCTATAAAAATTATGGTCAAATTGCTGCTTATGGCCATAATATAAAATTAGGGCGAGGGGGAATTCGTGAGATTGAATTTTTTGTTCAAACACAACAGCTCATTGCTGGTGGTCGTTTTCCTCAATTACGAGGACGTCAAACAGTTGCAATGTTGGCAGAACTTCACACGCTTGGTTGGATTAATGAAAAAACGAAAGAGAATCTCGTAAAAAGTTATGCTTTTTTACGAAATGTAGAACATCGTATTCAGATGCTTGCAGATGAACAAACGCATCTTCTTCCAAATGATATTTCTCAGTTTACGAGTGTAGCCCATTTGATGGGCTATCAAGAGAGTAGCAGCTTTATCCGTGATTTATTAGAAACACTTCGGGTTGTTGAAAAGCATTATGCTGCGCTGTTTGAGAATGAACAAGAACTTGGTTTAGAAATTGGTAATTTAGTTTTTACGGGTGAAGAAGATGATCCAGAGACATTAGTAACATTAAATCGTTTAGGTTTTGAAAGAGCAAGTGATATTTGTCGTATTATGCGCACACTTCATTGTGGACGTTATAAAGCAACGCAATCTGCGGAAGCACGTGAGAGATTAACGGAATTAACTCCAGCACTTTTAAAAGCGTTTGGTGCGACAAAACGCGCTGATGAAGTGATGTTATGTTTTGATAGTTTTTTGCAAGGTTTACCTTCAGGAATCCAGCTTTTTAGTTTATTACAATCTAATCCTTCTCTTTTGGATATGTTGGTTCTTATCATGGGAGCTGCGCCACGTCTTGCCGAAATTATTACCCGTAGGCCACATGTTTTTGATGGAATGTTAGAGCCAATTCTTTTTTCAGAATTGCCAACAAAAGATTATCTAGAAAAACGGCTTGAGTGTTTTCTTGAACGTATAACTTCGTATGAAGAAACCCTTGATCACTTAAGGATTTTTGCTGATGAGCAACGTTTTTTGATTGGTATTTGCATTTTAAATGGTACCATTACAGGAGAGAAAGCTGGTTTTGCATTTACCGCGCTTGCTGATACTATGATTGCCAAAACATTTGCCGTGGTTCAAAAAGAATTTTCAAACCTTCATGGTCAGATTAAAGGGGGACGCGTTGGCATACTGGGTATGGGGAAGCTTGGAAGTTATGAATTGACTGCGGGATCAGATATTGATCTTATTTTGCTTTACGAGCATGATGAGGATGCGGAAATGTCTGATGGAGAAAAGCCGCTTTATATTCCTCAATATTATACCCGTTTGACACAGCGTTTAGTTGCAGCTTTATCTACTCTTACAAGCCAAGGAATTCTTTATACTGTTGATTTAAGATTACGGCCATTAGGAAATAAAGGGCCCGTTGCTGTTTCTTTTCCATTTTTTAAAAAATATTATCGCAAAGAGGCATGGATATGGGAACATCTTGCTTTAACCCGAGCACGGGGTATTGCTGGGGATCCTGATTTTTTACAAAAGTTAGAAAATGAAATATGTGAAATTATTTCTTTTCCTCGTCATAAGAAAGATGTAGCAAAAGCTGTATGTGAAATGCGCACTTTGATTGAAAAAGAAAAACCGCCAGAAAATCGATGGGATTTAAAAACGATGCCTGGTGGTATTATGGATTTAGAGTTTATTGCTCAATTTGCTCTTATTACACATGTGAGTACATTCAAAATTGGAGCGACGACAGCAGATATTTTAGCTCAGTTACCGAACAATTTTCTTCATCAGTCATTGATCTTTGATTTACATCATGCCTATAGCCTCTATACAAATTTAAGCCAAATGATACGACTTTGCTTAAATACTTCTTTCGATTCCCATGACATGCCGCCTGGACTAAGCGACCTTTTATTAAAGAGTGTTGGAGAGCCTGATTTGCTTCGTGTTGAAAAATTACTTGAAGAAACTGGGCAGTCAGTTTGTTCCATTTTTACACGTGTAATGAAATATTGA
- a CDS encoding methylated-DNA--[protein]-cysteine S-methyltransferase: protein MLNVPQQRIFCLKNTSIGELLVAKSQKGICNIALGETTEQLLQEFMVRFSDAKQVENDDRLQREIAHIVAMIETPQLVRKYNFSLDIKGTVFQQKVWTALCNVPCGSTISYEALAKRIGMPKAFRAVANACACNELALIIPCHRVIRKNGFISGYRWGVWRKQILLQREQKEGFNFV, encoded by the coding sequence ATGCTAAACGTTCCCCAACAAAGAATATTTTGTTTGAAAAACACCTCAATAGGAGAGCTTTTGGTAGCAAAGTCTCAAAAAGGGATTTGTAATATAGCATTGGGAGAGACTACAGAACAATTATTACAAGAATTTATGGTACGTTTTAGTGATGCGAAACAGGTAGAAAATGATGATAGATTGCAGAGGGAAATTGCACATATTGTAGCAATGATAGAAACGCCTCAGTTGGTAAGAAAATATAATTTTTCCTTAGATATAAAGGGGACAGTCTTTCAACAGAAAGTATGGACAGCGTTATGTAATGTGCCGTGTGGTTCAACAATTTCATATGAAGCATTAGCGAAACGTATTGGTATGCCCAAAGCTTTTCGTGCTGTCGCGAATGCATGTGCATGTAACGAATTAGCATTAATCATTCCTTGCCACCGCGTGATACGCAAGAATGGTTTTATTTCTGGATATCGTTGGGGTGTTTGGCGGAAACAGATTTTGCTACAACGGGAACAAAAGGAGGGATTTAACTTTGTTTGA